Genomic segment of Chloroflexota bacterium:
CCATAGCCTGACTCCCCAGCCCGGTGAGGATCCCGAAAATCAGGGCGATGAGGAACCAATCTAAACGCACCAACAACCCGATGATGAGCATAACTACCAGCGCGGGCAGCAACACGAAGACATCGGAGATACCCATCATAATCAGATCAACCAGGCCGCCAAAATAACCCGCCATCCCGCCGAAGATCGTTGAAAGTGTTACGGCAAAGAGCGCGGCAGTGATGCCGACGTTGAAAGACATGCGCGCGCCATAGAGCAGTTGGCTTAATACATCACGACCCATGCCATCGGTGCCCAATAGATGCCGCGCCGACGAGGGCGAGGGATTCTGTACCACACGGCTGTCAAAACCCAAATAAGGATCGTAGAGTACGCGCGACCAGATGGTTTTCATGAGGATGGGGTGAGCAACAACCATCAGAGCAAAGATCACGATCAGGGCCATGCCGATCACCCCCAGGGGGTGGCGACGAAGTTCCCCCCAGGCAGCACGGATGGGCTTCATGCGGGCGCGTACCCCCTGCCAAAAATAAGTGCGCCTGCGCTGCGATGAGGTTCTTTCCAATAAAGTCATATATGGCTCCCGGCATAGCGCAAACGCGGATCAAGGTAAACGTGCAGAATATCCATCACAATATGCCCGATCAGGGTCAGCACGCCCACCACAGAGAGAATGCCCATTAGCAGGGGAATATCGTGATAGTCGATGCCCAGGAAAATAAGCTCGCCCATCGCCTGCCATTGAAAAACCAGTTCGATGGCGAAACTGCCCGTAAGCACCAATGGCAGGTTGAGCAACAGACGCGTCAGCACTGGCAAGAAGGCATTGCGGGCTACATGCCGGTCGCGGATGATGTGATCGGGCAAGCCCTTGGCGCGCGCTGTGAGCACATACTCATCTTCGATATTTTCGAGCATCGTGGT
This window contains:
- a CDS encoding ABC transporter permease translates to MTLLERTSSQRRRTYFWQGVRARMKPIRAAWGELRRHPLGVIGMALIVIFALMVVAHPILMKTIWSRVLYDPYLGFDSRVVQNPSPSSARHLLGTDGMGRDVLSQLLYGARMSFNVGITAALFAVTLSTIFGGMAGYFGGLVDLIMMGISDVFVLLPALVVMLIIGLLVRLDWFLIALIFGILTGLGSQAMVVKSHTLSIRSKPYIEAARTAGGGHFHILWRHILPGLLPLALVHAVMTVVGAVLTESLLSFFSRTHDYMTWGSMIWLGQRTFRWFNEAGQWNALIPPALSIMFFCSAFYLVGRALDDIVNPRLRQR